TGTCCACGCGGCGCTGATCAAGGTCTATGGCTGCCCGGCCGCAGATGCGGACGCCGAACCGATTGCTCCTTCACACACGGACCTGACCGATGGCTGAAAAAGAAGCTCCCACCAAGCAGTTGCTCCACCTCGTCATCGGCGGCGAGCTGTCGAGCCTTGAAGGCGTGACCTTCGCCGACCTCGACAAGGTCGATATCGTCGGCCTCTATCCCAACTACGCCTCGGCCTATGCCGTGTGGAAGCAGAAGGCCCAGATGACCGTGGACAGCGCCCAGACGCGCTACTTCATCGTCCACCTGCACCGCCTGCTCGAGCCGGAAACCCACAAGCCGTAAGCACGGGC
This sequence is a window from Devosia ginsengisoli. Protein-coding genes within it:
- a CDS encoding DUF4170 domain-containing protein is translated as MAEKEAPTKQLLHLVIGGELSSLEGVTFADLDKVDIVGLYPNYASAYAVWKQKAQMTVDSAQTRYFIVHLHRLLEPETHKP